Proteins found in one Paenibacillus sp. FSL R10-2782 genomic segment:
- a CDS encoding DNA topoisomerase 3, translating into MKTLIVAEKPDMGRTIAAVMEPRAKNNRTYLEGEKYIVTWAIGHLLGLAEPDAYDAKYKRWNIKDLPIIPEQFKIVPNPKTKDQLKIIGELAKRCNAIVNACDAGREGQYIFALIQQQLKLRQPVKRLWISDLTAESIAAGFERLRDASEFEFLTQAARARSEADWLIGMNASRAFTTRHNALLSVGRVQTPVLALIHDREKEIEAFQSQTFYDVWAEFKQDQTKYKGAWQGDRLTKPEEAEAIAAAVRGKTGEITKYDTKQTKEYPFKLYDLTLLQREANAKYSYSAKKTLDVAQALYERHKVISYPRTNSNYVTEQNIDGMHKALRMLGTGPYADLVQQANPNLVHKQNKAVCNPARVEDHHAILPTLKRPGTLSKEEQNVYDLIIRRFLSHFFPPAEYKMHTVMTQVDKHLFKTSIKELLSLGWKVVLSKADQDKGKKSKAPKKEEEEETDEWTDKKFEIDAGRPVDCIRAEMKEKATQPPKSYTEGTLLKAMESAGKQMENEELREVMKDAGLGTPATRAATIERLKKVGYIEMKGKKILVTDKGKMAIDLIRNAGVDLLASPEMTGQWERRLHQISKGEAAQEKFMDNVKKFTLSIIDKVRQQPPAPANAFGEEARGKRSGSKGATRSGGASGSGSITTQGAARAPSRRTNNSGEASSPEQVLSSAGGRTASGSVGSSSSTRAARASSAEPLGTSPGQRQTLGSCPRSNCGGSIIEGRKGYGCSHYKQGCGFVVWKEYAGKQITETMLKSLLTKGQTQLLSFKRKDGSTVKARIVLNEPGTGQLSVREEN; encoded by the coding sequence ATGAAGACGTTAATTGTTGCTGAAAAACCGGATATGGGACGCACTATTGCGGCTGTTATGGAGCCAAGGGCCAAAAATAACCGTACCTATCTGGAGGGGGAGAAATACATTGTAACTTGGGCGATCGGTCATTTGCTAGGTCTCGCTGAGCCGGATGCATACGATGCCAAGTACAAACGCTGGAATATTAAAGATCTTCCTATTATCCCCGAGCAGTTTAAAATTGTACCGAATCCGAAAACAAAAGATCAGCTGAAAATAATTGGTGAGCTGGCCAAACGCTGTAATGCAATCGTGAATGCTTGTGATGCGGGGCGAGAGGGGCAATATATTTTTGCCTTGATTCAACAGCAGTTAAAGCTGCGTCAGCCGGTCAAGCGACTATGGATCTCAGATTTAACGGCGGAGAGTATTGCGGCAGGCTTTGAACGCTTGCGAGATGCATCGGAGTTTGAATTTCTAACTCAGGCTGCGCGGGCACGAAGTGAGGCAGACTGGTTGATCGGTATGAATGCTTCCAGAGCCTTTACAACACGGCATAACGCGTTGTTGTCGGTCGGACGGGTGCAGACTCCTGTACTGGCATTGATCCATGACCGTGAAAAGGAAATTGAGGCATTTCAGTCTCAAACCTTTTATGACGTGTGGGCAGAGTTTAAGCAAGATCAGACCAAGTATAAAGGTGCGTGGCAAGGAGATCGGCTGACCAAGCCAGAAGAAGCTGAGGCGATAGCAGCGGCAGTTCGCGGAAAAACAGGTGAAATCACAAAATATGATACGAAGCAGACGAAGGAATATCCTTTCAAACTGTACGATTTGACACTGCTTCAACGTGAGGCGAATGCCAAGTATAGTTATTCAGCTAAAAAAACGCTGGATGTTGCACAAGCGCTCTATGAGCGGCATAAGGTCATTTCCTATCCGCGTACCAATTCCAACTATGTAACGGAGCAAAATATAGACGGCATGCATAAGGCGCTTCGTATGCTGGGCACAGGTCCTTATGCTGATCTGGTACAGCAAGCGAACCCCAATTTGGTCCATAAACAGAATAAAGCTGTCTGCAATCCAGCCCGTGTTGAGGATCACCATGCTATATTGCCAACACTGAAAAGACCGGGAACGCTCAGCAAGGAGGAACAAAATGTATATGACCTGATCATCCGCAGGTTTCTGTCACATTTCTTCCCGCCTGCCGAATATAAAATGCATACCGTGATGACCCAAGTGGACAAGCATCTGTTCAAAACAAGCATTAAGGAGCTTCTGTCCTTGGGCTGGAAAGTAGTTCTGAGCAAGGCTGATCAGGATAAAGGCAAGAAGAGCAAAGCACCGAAGAAAGAGGAAGAAGAGGAAACAGACGAATGGACGGACAAAAAGTTTGAGATTGATGCAGGCCGTCCGGTGGATTGTATTCGCGCCGAGATGAAAGAGAAGGCGACACAGCCGCCTAAAAGCTACACAGAGGGCACGTTGCTAAAAGCAATGGAGAGTGCAGGCAAGCAGATGGAGAACGAGGAATTACGTGAGGTCATGAAGGATGCTGGATTAGGTACGCCTGCGACACGTGCTGCTACGATTGAACGGTTGAAGAAGGTAGGCTACATTGAAATGAAAGGCAAAAAGATTCTCGTTACGGATAAGGGGAAAATGGCAATTGACCTGATCCGCAACGCGGGGGTCGACCTGCTAGCTTCGCCGGAGATGACAGGACAATGGGAACGCCGTCTGCATCAAATTTCCAAGGGAGAAGCTGCCCAGGAAAAGTTTATGGATAACGTTAAAAAGTTTACGTTATCCATTATTGACAAGGTGAGGCAGCAACCACCGGCTCCAGCAAACGCTTTTGGTGAGGAAGCGAGGGGCAAACGCTCGGGTAGTAAGGGAGCCACCCGTAGTGGAGGAGCAAGTGGAAGCGGAAGCATCACCACCCAAGGGGCTGCACGCGCTCCGTCACGACGTACCAACAACTCGGGCGAAGCATCGTCACCGGAGCAAGTACTATCGAGTGCAGGAGGTCGTACTGCATCGGGTTCAGTCGGGAGTAGCTCAAGCACGAGGGCAGCGCGAGCTTCGTCCGCCGAGCCGTTGGGCACTTCGCCGGGCCAAAGGCAGACTTTAGGCAGCTGCCCGCGCTCGAATTGCGGCGGGAGCATTATTGAAGGCCGCAAAGGATATGGATGCAGCCACTACAAGCAGGGCTGCGGCTTTGTCGTCTGGAAGGAATACGCTGGTAAGCAGATTACGGAAACGATGCTCAAGTCTCTGTTGACGAAGGGGCAGACACAGCTGCTATCTTTTAAGCGCAAAGATGGATCGACCGTCAAAGCAAGAATTGTTCTGAATGAACCAGGTACAGGGCAACTTAGCGTTCGTGAGGAAAACTGA
- a CDS encoding aldo/keto reductase, translating into MEVKTANVAGSLQLRKLGNSDLKLSPLGLGCWQFSNGKGIVGKFWPVLRREDIRQIVQTSLEGGINWFDTAEAYGGGQSEQLLAGTLNEIGGPLAEQANIATKWWPAFRTAGSITATIDERIRHLDQRTIHLYQVHSPYSFASVGAVMNAMAKLVGQGKIKYVGVSNFSAQQIREADRVLREHGLRLVSNQVKYSLLDRRIEQNGILDTAKELGVAIIAYSPLMQGILSGKFHKNPSLVKSIKGPRKWTAAFRDSGLRRSKPLIETLEQLAQQYNVSPTQIALNWLINAHGENVFAIPGASKVHHAEENVKAMQFTLTAGEIEMVSHVSNQVLRSK; encoded by the coding sequence GTGGAAGTGAAAACGGCAAATGTGGCAGGCTCACTGCAATTACGTAAGCTGGGCAACTCGGATTTAAAGCTGTCACCGCTGGGGCTTGGGTGTTGGCAATTCAGCAATGGAAAAGGGATAGTCGGGAAATTCTGGCCAGTGCTGCGGCGGGAGGATATACGGCAAATCGTACAGACCAGTTTAGAAGGTGGAATTAATTGGTTTGATACCGCTGAAGCATACGGTGGCGGACAGTCTGAACAGCTACTGGCCGGCACGCTGAATGAGATCGGAGGACCGCTCGCGGAACAGGCGAATATCGCTACGAAGTGGTGGCCGGCCTTTCGGACCGCAGGTAGTATCACTGCAACGATTGATGAACGTATTCGCCATTTGGATCAACGGACGATTCACCTCTATCAGGTGCATTCGCCTTACTCCTTTGCTTCGGTTGGCGCCGTGATGAATGCGATGGCTAAACTGGTTGGGCAGGGAAAGATTAAATATGTGGGCGTAAGCAACTTTTCCGCGCAACAAATACGTGAAGCCGATCGTGTGCTGCGTGAGCACGGCCTTCGCCTAGTTTCGAATCAAGTGAAATACAGCCTGCTCGACCGGAGAATCGAACAGAACGGAATTCTGGACACGGCTAAAGAGCTTGGTGTGGCGATCATCGCATACTCTCCGTTAATGCAGGGGATCTTAAGTGGGAAATTCCATAAAAATCCTTCTCTAGTCAAGTCGATCAAGGGTCCGCGCAAGTGGACGGCGGCATTCCGGGATTCGGGGCTGCGGAGATCGAAGCCGCTGATTGAAACATTGGAACAGCTGGCTCAACAATATAACGTGTCGCCAACGCAGATTGCTCTGAATTGGCTGATTAACGCTCACGGAGAGAACGTATTTGCGATACCTGGGGCTTCAAAAGTACATCATGCTGAGGAAAATGTGAAGGCGATGCAGTTTACCTTGACAGCCGGTGAAATTGAGATGGTCAGCCATGTTTCCAACCAGGTGCTGAGATCGAAGTAA